TGTCCAGGTATAAGTCAGGTCAGTGCCAAAGAAAACCGCAGACAATTTGTTTGCACTTAGAACCACTGACACATAGCCTGGCTATGAACCCTGGTATTTCGTGCCTATTTGATTCGAGGATTTCATCCAAAATTTGACATCTTAGCAGCTCGAAGAGAATATCTTGGTATATTACTTATGGGTCATAGGTAATATACCAAGATATTCGAAAGCGttagtaaagaaataaaattagcaaTCAGGAACTTCAACAGACTCGTTTCAGTCGGAAAAAAGATAAAGCAAAACTTGTCATCTCCAAGCAACCTATCCGTTTTTAAAGATCTGTTGTCAAGAACTTTGCCTTATTTTATCTGTCTTTGCCTTTCCTTAGTTTATTTGTCATTTACTCTTTTACCTACTCTTTGTTCGGTGCAAATGCAATTGCAACTGCATTTcggtgattaaaaaaaattggactGTTTCCAAATaagatttatacaaaataaaaaatataggtagAGGAAAAAACCAGATAAACTAAATGTaactaagaataaaattttcaacgtTATATACCTTTTCAGATTtagttgtataaattaaagaacatATAAGTCTAACCTCGTTACACAATGTCTGTTACTAAATTGGAAACTGTCGACAATTTCGTTAATTTTATTGGGTGAGaatcttattttttcaatattaatattatcatgTTACATAACCTCTGTGGgtgtaaagaaaatatgtatgtaatatatattggtaaaatattttagctaCAAGTAGAAAGAGAtgctgtttatttaaaaaaatttaagtccaatactaaattaacttttacgCTATAAAGGCAGCAAGATTTAAACTATACTGACAActtgattaatatttacaaaagatttCACAAGAATTCAAAAGAAGATTAAGCATTAAAACAATTCCTCGCAGAACCAAAGAAAAATGAATTTGTATATGcctattaaagaaaatatacattacaattacaagttaatttcataatttgatTTGAACTAACTAAACTAACGAACTAAATCatcatgatgatgatgatgatttagcggtaaaaatgtaattttgttaaattatttttcacctTTAATATGTCATAAATTTTTCAGCTCCCCTCAACTAGCAGTAGTACATTTTTCAACTGATTGGGCAGAACAATGCCCTCAAATAACAGCAGTGCTGGAAGAACTTTCTGCACTTCCTGAAATTAAGTCAAGTGGTAGTAAATTTGGAGCCTGCGATGCAGAAGGTCTCTCAGAAATCTCACTTAAATATAAGGTTAGTAACTCGTAAGTTaacatattgataaaattcttATTGCATAAGAAACCTGCATAAAAAggcaaacataaaaaaatatttgaattaaattaaaactaacattAATCTTGCTTTTAGATATTCCCTctcaaatcaaattattaaaagattgtTCACCACAATTATTTCAGAATAACAATATTCCATAAATATTAGGATCAAAATATAGATAAGAAACATTGttcatacaataataatagacAACCCACaaagcaaaaatgtttaaGAGAGTTCAAGCATAAAGCAGAGTAGAATTTTTCTCATGACCGCTGGAAAATCTGAAATCCATTAAAGAAAAGCACATAGACTTTCTCATATTTATGTGGACATTTGATGTTTTAgatttgtaacataaatttaaacccTTCTAAACATTTACAGGTTGATTCAGTTCCAAcagtgattttatttaaaaatggagCACAAGTAGATAGAGTGGATGGGGCTGATGTATCACAAATTACTGCTAAAGTAAAAGCTCAAAGCCTTGGTAAATCTACTCCTGCTACAATAGCTAAAGTGCCACTAAAAGAAAGACTTGAAGCACTTATCAATAGGCATAAGGTGATGATTTTTATGAAAGGTGACAGGCTAAAACCAAGATGTGGATTTAGCAGGACTCTCATTGAAATTATGAATGAAACAGGGTATGTTAAAACATTGCAAGTTTGCAcacttaaacataataaattttaatctatttgaagtaatttataaaggtACATAACAAaggaatattttcaatgatgtcttattaatcatataatgtatgatgttttttttttacagagtATCATATGATACCTTTGATATCCTAACTGATGAAGAAGTCCGTCAAGGGCTTAAAGAATACTCTGATTGGCCAACCTATCCTcaattatatgtaaaaggCGAACTAGTTGGAGGATTAGATATAATTAAGGAAATGAAAGCTAATGGTGAATTAGAATCTACTTTAAAGGAATAATGTGTTCATctggtgtaatttttttttatttattaaataaataatttgggTACTGAGTTTTGCACTTGgtttcaattttttcttaaatcctACAATTTTGGAaagatttatgtttatttaaaattggtttTGAGCTGCAGGTTTTTCCATTCAAGTAAAATTCACCTGTTAATAGATACCACTATATCTGATGACCTTGTCAACTTTGTATgaccaataattttaatctaaaattacaaagtttattcaatttttctaCAACTAAGAAACTATAATTTCACTCTTTttgattgtattaaaaactagttccactaataaaagtaaaactaatCATGATTTtttgcatataaaaataattttgttttacaaatccAAAAAATGAGAAATCAAAACATAATCTACTCTGTTGCGGCCTTTTATATATCTGTCACACTGTCAGCTGTCTGTCAGTCGTTTCGATTCGATTTTGAAGTtttgtttagatttttaatttacgtgattgtaaatattttgttgacgTATGCAACAATTTGCTATTGTGGTGTTATTcccaaaatagaaaatggacAAACCAAATTCTTTTCGCGCAGGTATAGTCAATACAATTACCTTTTTATCTTAGCATAGCGAACTATaactatttctttttctacTAATCTTTCcacatattaaaaactattaaaataaattgttctaGAAATGTTAAGCAAAGCAAGAACCGCAGGCGATGGCATGGAATCAGCTGATATTGTTGTTGAAAGTAAGTCCAAACCTGAACATAGGCGTAACGCGTCTACTAACAGTACCGATTCCCTTTTACCTACACGTCTGATTCAACTATATCCATCTAAAATAGTGACATCAGAGAAGAAAACTTCACATGTGTACTCTAAAAGTCCAAAATTTGTCCCATATGAACCTTATCCTGGTGCAGTTAAACCAATAACCTCACAAACAAcatcaaaaaatacaaagaaatcaAGAAATAACATGGATATCAACACATTGATATCTCAGATGTCACAAATGGATACAAACTTAAATGAATACAAACCTAGACCTAAGTTAGCATCTGTTAGTGATAAATCCGCAACGGATATTGAAAAAGACAACACTGATAATgacttaaagaaaaaactggAAGAAgcacaaaaagaaaatgaaacttTAAAAGAGCAATTAAAGCAACAAGTTCAGGTATTatcacaaattttatattttattaatataaatcaacTTATAATGTATAAACAATGTGATAAATGCATTTTCAGGTAAATAAGGAACTAAAAACAATGTTAGTTGCTTCCATGGGAGAAGACCTTGAAATACAAGTACAATCATTAAATGAGGATAAAAAACATCTAGCAAATGCTTTGATTAATTCCGCACAACACCTTTCAACACATCaggtatttgaaaattaacatttaccaTGTAAATTGAATTCTGAACAAATATTGTGGGagactttaaattaaagagaatttttattatttctgtcTACTAGTATATGAAAAATTGTCAtaggtttttaatatttttaggaaCAAACAGAGTGGCTCGCTGGACAATGTGAGGTATGGAGGAGTAAATTTCTTGCTAGCAGGTAGAAAATAGTAGTAGTGTTTtgatacttaattaaaatttaatctttagatactaaagtatttttttttttcatagtttaATGGTAGAAGAGCTGGCTAATTGCAAGAAGTTACTTAATGAAAAAACAGTGAATTTGCAACAAGccattaagaaattattagaTGAGAGATGTAGAACAAGGGACATGATGTTAAGCACATATAGAAATTTATACAGCCTTCATGAGAAATGGCTAGAAAATATAGCCATATCTGACTATATCAGTAATACTAAGATATATAGCAGGCCAATAGGGAACTTGAACTTCACAGCAACGTTGCCACATTCAACAAACATTTTAGATATGGCATcggtaaatttgaaattatcagAAAACATCAGTAGCTCAGTTGAGAAGCAAGATATTAGCCATTTCAATATGTTGCCATCGGCTACTGAAGCTGAAATGTATGCTGAAAATGtgagtatctatatatataaaagaaagtcgtgttagttacactatttataactcaagatcggtcgaactgatttagctaaaaattgatggggaggtagcttagaactaggagacggacataggaacttttttattttgtgtgcatttttttatttcgcgcggacggagtcgcgggtaaaagctagtttaatatattattttagatatgTCTGccttgtattttatgttttacataatagACAAGTTGAATGTTTCAAAGTGTGTCCTATTCGATAAATAAATGCCTATTCATCACTACcacaaaattaagtaaaaatgctcattagtatatatttttttaaggttatgGCATTGCCCCTAGAAGTTAAGAAGGCAAACGAGGATCCAGTAAATGCTTTGGTGAACCACGCATACAACAATAGCACTAATGTTGCACCACCTGTTGCTTCTTGTGTACACTGCAATGGAagagtacaattattataatggATTTATTGGGAACATTAAGTATTGGGATAATAACTTACTCATTATGTCTAGTATCTAAATAATCGGGATATTATATTATTGGATTTACAGGTGTTTATAAACCTGAGTGTTTGGTGAGAAATCAACCTACAGATCAATTGTTCCAATGGGAATAAAAACTGCTGATTATTCAGTAGGTTGATTGGTCAAATGGGATATATCAATAAACCTATTATTTCTACTCATATCCTTTTGTTAAGGTGTAAAAAAACTTCGTagtattaatttcttaatgaaatatttcaaagtgttagtgtgaatatatttattttaatttttttttttgcctaaTATTTAGAATAACAGATGAATATTAACATATGTAGAAATCGTTTTtgaatattgattttgaagttagataataaaaaaaaaatgattagtaattatattttttttattatcttgaattataataattatttattctatattttacacagtatatatttattgcttttgtCATCAAAATTTGAAGGTCACTTCAAAGAAAACTAATCCtaattactattaattttaaatgttttactatAGAAGAATACACCAATTTTTTTGCTCATAAcgaatatgtttttagttttccttttttttatctctaaCTGAACattacgtaaaaaataatgtcattagAGCTATAAAGTTAGTATCTTAGTACATATCATTCTTTAGGTCATGTATATGAGACCTATTGATATCAAATTagacgatgtttttttttaaactgtaccaaaaatgataaattcTTATACATTGAACTTAGTTATGTAAAGATAATTAATTGTGTGGGTCGACGTAACTTGGTTTCTACTGTCATGACACATGTATTGAGACATACAGTTGTCTCTATAATTAGGAACTCAACTAAAATGTAAGAGCTGCAAATCAACTCACATGTGTGAAGCAGATCAGTCAACTTGCAACCCAGCCAAATTTGTACCTGCATAGAGTTGTGATTAGCGTTTCGAGCTGCTAACTGCTAGTCAGGCAGCTTGCGGCTCATTGGCTCATATTGTAATAGTACATCTCGATGAGCCATCTAGGTTTTGAATGACAACCGAATGGTTCAAATATCTGTGAGCTGAACTTATGAACCGATTCAGAGTCCTTGGCTTATCAAAGAGAATGTCAGAGATGACAAAGTCAAAGTGACATTGTATTGATACAATGTCGCTTTGACTTATTAATctccaaataaaaatgtttaataatcaacttttaaattaaaacattaatactttttacttaTAGATAGGTGCAGAGGATAATAtactaacttttttatttatctatataaataaaagaaagtcgtgttagttacactatttataactcaagatcggtcgaacggatttagctgaaaattgatggggaggtagcttagaactaggagacggacataggaacttttttatcttgtgtgcattttttttattccgcgcggacaaagtcgcgggtaaaagctagtttactatAAAGGTATCATTTGTTTAACACCATTGTAGATTTTGTAAACGTTTGATAATAATTCAAATGCAACCTTTTCATTGTACTAATTGatgttaatagtttttataatttcttatatgGGATTTAAAAAGGAGcaatttgatatttgtttattttacatttaattgtttttcagttattttgcTTATAAAAAGACCCACTCTCTTGTAAATCAATActacaataatttacaatttcttcgaagtatttttttatataattcattaaatgTGTCACTTTAAACTTTTTCTGAGTTGTATGTTGTGTTCACGGttgtgataataattaaacaagatatttattttaaacataactaTGTTATTTAGAATGCGGCtatgcattttaaaattatgtttttatgttccaaatttaaaatcacaacaaaatattggtttttttttaacaaatgtcataacaaagatattttaataattaaactcaGGTAGTAGTTTATAGGTCAAGaaatgatataataatttaataatgtagaaaatctttatttttaaaacactgtaacaattactttgtaaatatgtatttattatttgtaaaataataaaaaaaacttatcacaaattacattttatattttcatggGACAAAGATCATACCTTTACCCATGTAAGAGAAATGGTTTGACTATTACTCTATACTCGTCTTTTTTCGCTTATTTAAATGGAATCAACATTattcgattttaaattattgcttaaggtaaaaacattattgcgttatttttttatttgtgatagaataaaatatcacaataGATTTTTTCTTCTGACGAAGTAAGTGTTTGGCGGACATTTCTTTATTCTATcctctttttttctttctatccACTTTTTTCCCCGTGAACTGtcgtatttttgtttaattgtaCCCATGACTCCTGGTTTATTTCTAATGGGTTCGCACCTTACTTTAATCATTCATTTGGTCGTAGGTTTCAGAGACCACAATGCccgtttataaaatattgttatctctgttttatcaaaaataatgacaggaaTGATATTGTCATGTTTGAtatagattttggtctcagaaaacaaCCAACGGTCTgtgtacaaaacaaaatagcaaaactaacttttaccaCATTGTccttagatttaatttgttttttgtaatttagtaCGTACTACATTACAGTACTAAAAAGGAACACTACAATAGTACCTATGATATCACCGTTATAAAAGATACAATACAGGTTCAATTGTTACTATGGTACAGTTGAAGAATTAAATATGCTTCCCACTTAGGACAAATATCGTACAGCCATCTGTCACCATAGGAGCTATAATTTAGCAGGTATGTATGTTGCTGTGTACAAGTTTTTGAACTAATTGTGGGCGTCAAATGAAATTTCAccatgggtaggaaataaacgttctcgactatacaaataataatgaagaTGGTATTACAAGTGCAAACGATTGTAGTAGTGCAATACTTCCTCGCCGGTGTAGTTGTACGCGAGATAGTCTTTTACGGAGACATATTTAGCACCTCCGAACCAGTCCACCATTGCGATTTGAGCTATCTTCATCTTAGCTACGAACCAATTGtgatctataaaatataaaagacgaTGTTAACTTAAtatgaacatttaaaaaacttggTTTAGTGAACAAATAGTAAAAACACAAACCAGGGGGAAAATGTGCCATAGCTGGGTGCCTTTCAAACAACGCAGCTTTAGCGAAAGTGTATTCCGGGGTGCCTTCTTTAACctaaaacaaatttgaatcTTATTATTGTTGcgatttaaaacaatagacaCGCAAGAAATACACCGAATATgtactttgtaataattttattaagttttctgttatgaaaaattatgGTTTCTCTTAAAATACTCCACTACTGATATGTTAACTGTCAAATTACGGGTCAATgtcttacaaaatttattagattACTTAAATCTCTTCCTTCCAATAATATACAATCAAATGAATGTACGATAATCGGATTAAAGAAATAACTCAGgataattaagataaaaattatcagaaTAGAGAgcttattgttaaaaataaacaatattgtttgaGGTTGTGATCTCAAACGATCCATTATATTATCATTTGCGAGATAGCGAAGGTGATAAGGAGGACGTGTGTTAATTCATGTAGAGTGCCAATGTAAACAGCATAGACGATAACTACGGCTTATCTGAACAAACGTtgcaaggtttttttttatatcatttaatattaataaaaaattagcgTCCATgcgatttaataaatttgaacaCATGTGCGAAAATTAATTGACGATCATGTTAAAAATGCCGTTCGAAAATTATAACCATTCCGATTTGGTAGTAGctgcaaacattttattttgttatctataTTAACATATAGATCTCAATGAATGTTGGCTTATTTCCAATCTTAAAAAAGCTTTCCGGgtataattagatttttttttatttgattctgAAAGATGATGATTGATTCAATTCTGAGGATACAATTAGtaggattattatttaatctcaTAAATATACGTCAGCTTATTCAACTATATTAATTACCTTCTTCATTTTGCCCGACAGCATGAGTCTGGTGCAGCGCGGGTCCTCAGGGTCCCACTTTTGGCTTTCGCAGTATCGCGTCTCTTCGAGGGACACGAGGACTGTTGCACGTGTGTTTTTCTGTTAACAGTCTTACAGTTACCCAGAGTCGCATAAAGGTTAATCAAGCAGCCACTTAGTGTAGGTTTTTCATATTACACGTTAAAGGATTTTTAAAGGTCGTCTCTCATTTGTTGATGTTTCTACATATTCCGAGTGTGAAGCAAGACACACCTTCAGTTAActgttaattaaagttaactgTACGGAAGTTAAAATTGAAAGTGTGTAGCGGACTTcagaattttatgtaatttatgcTACTAATTGTTTGATAAATTCAAAGTACCTCTTACCGTTAAATCGCGTGCAGTAAAGTCCAAAGGTGACATGTAAAAGTACGGCATGCCGGTAGAATTAGCCATTGAGCCATCCACTATGGATTTAACATTTGTGAAAGGAAAACCCGAGATAGCCGGTTGTGTTGATATGGTAGCTATAGACACCCAATCTGTCAACAAAATGTATCCTTACAAGACTGTAATACGAAAGTAATGCGAACTGAAACGATTTggattaaaacaaatgattcGTTacctttacaataaatttattactattataaacaGAAAACGTCGCAAAATGAGTATCATTTTTcgtattcaatttaatataataattttattgtgtatttttacaaacttgGCATATTATCGTAGGTATTCCAAAAAGCCAGTGTTATTGTACAATACGAAGGTTGGCTTTTACAGTGTAATTAATTGCATGAGAATAATCGTTATAAATTCTGCATTTTAcctcatttatttttgaaagtaaGCAGTATCCGATATTTATATGCTTGAcctcaaaatgtaattaagtaaatgtatATGCGAGAGACagatacttaaaaaataatctcttATACGAAACCTTTTGATAGGGGAaagactatttaaaatttcttcagTAGTTTTTTAGATCATTGAGATCGAACGACtactttaactttataataatatgtaggTTCCAAAAATACATTACCACAGTTGTGCATCACATATCGTGCCATCTCAACCAATTTGTTGTGATCTGGTGGACCGGCCTTCTTGTGGTGGAATTTTCGAGAAGGAATTTCGTTCTCATGGTCTTCTTCCAGATGTCGTTGGGTAGCCCAAGCTTCGGATCCATGCAAGCTCAGAAGGCATACTGCTACAGTTAATGACCACTTCatccttattttttaaattacctgCAACAAAGACATAACGAAGTgtatttcatcatcattatcaccAACCTACTCTACGTCCCTCCTGATGGACGTACCCTATCTAAGTCAGgaatgactaggccatagtcaaccacgcaagttggttaacttcacacgtatctttgaatttctttgcagATTTGTGCAGGTCACGATTGTGCGTGCAcggtattttcttttaaagcaagaacgttggataaatgtacgtaagtaaatcaaaaaacaaattgatacatgacgggattcgaacccaggaccagtagattacaagtcaagtgcttaactcctgagcTGCCGACGCTCTTATTAAGTGTATCcgatgaatataattttaactttatttttagttattacttgaaaaatatcgttatttttaaatacgtaaACATTGTGTTACGTTAATTAGTTACCGTTacctgttttttattttccttattgATGGGATTTTCCTGTTTATTGAATGTTCAAAGCTTTCATTCAGCTATAAattcgttttaattaaaataacgaaACAATTATCGTAGTGTTTTACCAACATCttaattatatgaattttTGAAAAGACTAGCGAAAAAAACGGCATTTTAAGTACTATATCCATTGTGCGAAGATTCCTCTTTCTGTTCAAACTTTTACGTGCAACAAACACTGACAAAATTAGTTGCGACATGGTCATAAAAATTGACATTGAATTAGCAGTTTCCATGCAAAGTTTATTGGAATGATCATAAATTAACACGTTGCTGTATTGTacgtatgttttaaaaataattaaaatgcaaaacacGTCGTAGTGTTTTGATGAAATCAAGTTGAATATCACgtatatacataatacatatcGATTCCTTATAACCAATGCAGATGGAAAGTATTgactattctttttttataaaaccgGTATCGAAGACATGaacaaaatcttatatataaaatttccatgtcacaatgttagttaccgtactcctccgaagcGGCTTTAacgatttttaccaaatataaaatttccatgtcacaatgttagttacattttatatttgatatctAGATTATAAGTgcttattatttctatttttaaaacaagactTGCAGTGTTACtttcgaaaacataatttaaagcaaaaaaaaaaactatttatattataagccgaacaaaaagttataaaaatatgcctTAGTTTACCTTATAACTACGTAGTTGCAGTATTCGTTTAGGGGCAAACACTGATCACTGCCAATAACACTAATTATGTTTCACCGAACGACCTATAACGTTCGGTGCTGAACGGTGACAAGTCAAAATTGAACTGAACGCGCTTTTCTAGACGGAAGTGATAAATTAGCCAGTAAGCAAGTTGAGTAGGGCATGTAAATGAGTGATGTTGTCACTGTCAAAAATGACAAGCacttttgacattattttttttttattatttttcaggcGTAGCATCGATTATTTTGGGGTATtaagaattgttaaaattaaagatgATTTGACATGGAGTTGATAGAAATTGTTTCGGTCGTTTCTAAATATTGTGCgtcaacaaaatttgttaaaagtgATCGATTTAGCTTTGCGATTAGATCATTTTCATGTTTATCTATAGGCCGCGAATTTCATATCAGGCTGAGAAAAGATATTTCAGGTATAACAACAGTATTTCAGCacgtttatattaaattgaaatagtcTTATCTACCGTAACAACTAAAAGAacaacgtaaataaaaaacccattttattcaatagcatttactgaaaaaaatattataatctagTGTATTAGCGTTGCTGCGTGCTCTTGGCGATCTGTTCCTTGAGCATGAGTATGCTGGCGCGTTGTTCGGGCGGCAGCAGTGCGATCTGTTCGTCCGACAACTGCAGTACTTGCATTATCAGCGCCGCCTGTttacaataaagtaattaatttcttacttCTTTTATTCTATTGATGAAGACAGGAGTAACAGGTAGTATGCATTATGCACCCCAAATAAATGTGTCGAATTCGATTACGAACGAAAATTAGGTTACTGTATTATAAAGAAGGTTAagcgaaataaataataaagtatacaaatattaGAGGCTGAAGTTAAATGTGAAAACATACCTTTTCTTGATCCGAAGCACCGGAAGGTATGCCTTGTATTGTTCTGGCTTGAGCCATGCTCGGCATGCCTGGGGGCATTTGTTCTGCAATACAAATGTACAGTTTGACTTATTCATGATTTATAACCATACAAGGTAATAGTCAAAAGGACTTACGAGGCATTTTATTTTGAGTTCGTGGGTCATTTGGCCGTACGCGAGGATCCGCATTGAAGCCTTGAGCGTTCGCGAGGCGTGGGTCACGCGGGAACATACTGAAaatgttatcatttaattaaaatcatttaataggTACTCCATTCCTTTAACATGTTCAGTGGCCACCGGCTCGCTCGGCTATTGTTACTGACAACAATAAAATGGTGGCATGGAATGGAAGAGTGTTCTATTGTTCGTATTGGTAGTATTAATccacaaatattgttttatactttttcttGTTGCAGCAAATATATTTTCGCCTTCGCTGTAAACATCTCATTTAAAATGGAACACAACATCAATATGATAATCAATAACGTTGACTTACATTACTCGGGTCTCCTTAGGAGTGGGATGACTAAAGagaaatttgaatttgtaacaaaactattcaattaatgtcaaaatagtgtcatttttaattgtactttTAATCAAACCTAATaggaaaaggtaaaaaaaat
Above is a genomic segment from Papilio machaon chromosome 9, ilPapMach1.1, whole genome shotgun sequence containing:
- the LOC106711456 gene encoding golgin-45, with the translated sequence MDKPNSFRAEMLSKARTAGDGMESADIVVESKSKPEHRRNASTNSTDSLLPTRLIQLYPSKIVTSEKKTSHVYSKSPKFVPYEPYPGAVKPITSQTTSKNTKKSRNNMDINTLISQMSQMDTNLNEYKPRPKLASVSDKSATDIEKDNTDNDLKKKLEEAQKENETLKEQLKQQVQVNKELKTMLVASMGEDLEIQVQSLNEDKKHLANALINSAQHLSTHQEQTEWLAGQCEVWRSKFLASSLMVEELANCKKLLNEKTVNLQQAIKKLLDERCRTRDMMLSTYRNLYSLHEKWLENIAISDYISNTKIYSRPIGNLNFTATLPHSTNILDMASVNLKLSENISSSVEKQDISHFNMLPSATEAEMYAENVMALPLEVKKANEDPVNALVNHAYNNSTNVAPPVASCVHCNGRVQLL
- the LOC106711469 gene encoding glutaredoxin-3; amino-acid sequence: MSVTKLETVDNFVNFIGSPQLAVVHFSTDWAEQCPQITAVLEELSALPEIKSSGSKFGACDAEGLSEISLKYKVDSVPTVILFKNGAQVDRVDGADVSQITAKVKAQSLGKSTPATIAKVPLKERLEALINRHKVMIFMKGDRLKPRCGFSRTLIEIMNETGVSYDTFDILTDEEVRQGLKEYSDWPTYPQLYVKGELVGGLDIIKEMKANGELESTLKE
- the LOC106711440 gene encoding protein CREG1, with translation MKWSLTVAVCLLSLHGSEAWATQRHLEEDHENEIPSRKFHHKKAGPPDHNKLVEMARYVMHNCDWVSIATISTQPAISGFPFTNVKSIVDGSMANSTGMPYFYMSPLDFTARDLTKNTRATVLVSLEETRYCESQKWDPEDPRCTRLMLSGKMKKVKEGTPEYTFAKAALFERHPAMAHFPPDHNWFVAKMKIAQIAMVDWFGGAKYVSVKDYLAYNYTGEEVLHYYNRLHL